Sequence from the Flavobacterium sp. TR2 genome:
TCTTGTAAAATCATATTTTTTATTTTCCAAATGTATAGGCAGCACCGAATTGAAACACTAAGTTGTTGCTATCACTACTTTCATCATAATAATTAGTAAAAGCATTTGTAAATCCTTTTTTTACTCTTGCTTCAAATGCAATTCCATTTTTCAAGCTGTATCCTAAACCTGCAATAATTCCGAAGTCAATATCTTCACCTTTGTTAAAATTGTATTCTTTGTCTTTAGGTTCTGCTTTTATGTTATCAGCGATTAAAATATCAGTAAAAGGTCCTGCTAATGCATATATATTTTCAGTAAAATTAAATTTATTAATAGTAATTGCAGAAAGGTATTGCAATGAAGCATCTACTGTGCCGCTAACAGATGTTGTTGCATATGTATTTGTTTGCTGATTGTAAATACTTGTTGTACCCATATCTGCAGAGCCTTTTCCTCCTTGTCTTGAATATGTTAATTCAGGTTGCAGCGTATAAACTCTTCCAAGTTTTAAAGCTCCAAAAGCTCCTATATAAAAATCTGTTTTGTTGCCAAGATCAGTATTTGTTAGTTTAGAAATGTTAATTCCGGCATGAATACCAGGTTTAAATGTTACTTGAGCTTGTGCCGTTAAAAATGCAAAAAAAGTTAATGCAATGATCGCTAAATTTTGTTTATTCATTGTTTATTTAGTTTTAAACGTATAGCTAATACCAATTTGGAAAACTTGGTTCAAAATCACATCATTGTAATAATAATCATTATCATTATGATATCCATTGTAGCCATAAATATCAACTAATCCCTGCTTAATTCTCGCTTCAAAAGTCAATCCATTTGGCAAGGTGTAACCCAAACCGCCAACAAAGGCAAGGTCAAAATCCTCTGGGTCAGAATTAATATAATTATCACTAACTTTTAAATCTAATGATGGTCCTGCCAATAGATGAAAACCGCCACCACCAAAGTTAAATTTAGCAACCGCTCCAAGCGTTACATAATTTAACTCATATTTTTCAGTATAATAACGGCCATTTTCAAAGTATCTTCCTTCATCACCCTGTCTGGAGTAATTTATTTCTGGCTGTAACGAGAAAAATTTATTAAATCTAATATTTACCAGTCCCCCCACATAAAAATCGGTTTTAGAACTATTATCGTCTATATTCGTTAATGTCGACACATTCAAACCCCCTCTAAGTCCAGGGCTAACTTTTACTTGTGCTTCTGCTCGGATTCCGATTAATAAAACAAATGCAAGTACAACAAAATTTCTCATTACTAATTGATTTAAAGTTTATGGTTTGTTTAATTTTCTATTCTGATTTGAAATAATTCAGCTCTATTTTCAGCTTAATATTTTGATGGATGATTTGAATCTTCTCGGCAAAAATATTGTTTTCTGAATTGAAAAGCAGTGTAAATTTTTCTTTTGTTTTGGATGAATGAACGATCTTTTCTAATTTTTGATCTTTTTTGGAGATAAAAATATAATTGTCGCGTTTGCCATCTGCCGATTTATAAATGTCAGCTGAAGCGTTTTCAAATTGCTCCTGAATCAAATACTCTCTCTTTAAAAGCAGCCTGAAATCTTCTTTTAAAGTATTGATCAATATCTTTCTATCCAATTCTGAAACAATCGAATTGACTTTAAAATCGGTTTCAGAAATTTCAAAATCCATTAATTTGTTCCCAAATTCTGTTGTAAAAACAATTCGGTGTGTGGTGTCGTTTATTTTTTTGGCAATGAAAATTCCAGACAATTCATTTCCGTAAACGCTGATATTGGTTTTATAAACATAATCGGTTTTTGAATCTGTGAAATACTGAACGGTATAAGATGTTCTGTCTAATTTTTTAGGCGTATAATTTTTTGTGACCGAGCCGCAAGAAATTAAAACAATTGCCAGAAAGCAATTAATTAGTAAAAACTGAATCGTCGATTTTTGCATTGATCACTTTATTTTTAAGTACAATTCGAGTATAATCTTCAGATGATTCTAGTAATTTTACCTGAACAACAGTTGCTTCTTCTTTGTCAAAAGTCAGTTCAATTTGTTTAATGTATTTTTTGAGGGTAGCATCTTTCGGAATAAATTTCGCCAGATTCTGACCTTTCAATTTAAAATACGAAATCGTAAATTCTTTGTCATCAAACATATTGCCGCTTACACTTCCAACAATCAACTTATTGATTCGGGCAAAGATTTTGCTGTTTCCAATATCTACAGCGCTTTTCTTTCCTTCGTCGTTAATCAGGATTTTTCCGTTTTTGAAAGTGATGCTATAATTGTACGGTTTTTTATATTGCCATTGAAGCAAAGCAGGTTCTTTAAAAACCATTTTCCCCGAAGTTTCAATATCTTTCGATAAAAAATCTAAATGTTTGTACTGAACAAAATCGGTAGTTAAAGTCTTGATTTTTTTTGCCACAACATTTACATCCTCTTTAAACTGAGAGATTTCTGAAGCAGTCATTTTTTGCTCTTGAGCAAATAAACTGCCTGAAATAAATAAAATTAGTATAGCTATTTTAGTTTTCATATTTTGTTTAAAATTGTGCTTTAATTTTTTTGCCACCGATTAAAATGATTATAAAAATCCGTTTTTATTTGCGCCCTCGCGCAAGCGAATCCGCTTTATCCGCGTTCAATTTTCATAAGCTTTGAGACTCAAAAGTTCTTCGATCGAAATGACTTGATAATTATTTTGCTGTAAAAATTGCAAAAACTGTTCCAGCACCAAAACCGAATGTTTGCCTGTATCATGCAAAAGTACAATTCCGCCGGGAGAAATATGTTTAATTAACCGATTGAAAATTAATTCCTGATTTTGCGTTCCTCCATCAAGAGAACGAATATTCCAGCCAATTGTTTTATGTCCAGTCACTTTTAAAGCTCTTCTGATCGAAGGGGTAGTAACTCCATAAGGCGGACGAAAAAAGTTAATTTTCTTTGCCGTGAATTTCTCTAGAAGTTTATCTGTTTTCTGAAGTTCTTCGGTTATTTTTCTTGCATTGTAAAAATCAAAAAATTTAGAATGCGAGTAGGAATGATTTCCAACCAAATGACCTTCGTCAATCACTTTTTGGAGAATTTCGGGATGCGCTTCAATGTTTTTTCCGATGCAGAAGAAAGTCGCTTTGGCATTGTATTTTTTCAGAAGTTCTAAAACTTCCAAAGTGTAAATGCTTGGCCCGTCGTCAAAAGTAAGCGCGATTTTTTTTTCTGTTTCTACAGGATTGCTGCAAAACGCCTTTACATGATAATTGGAAGAAATTCTCGAAGAACCAAAGGCATTTATTCCGATCCAAACTAGAGTTATACCAATAAACCACACAAAGTGAATTGCGTTATAAAGATTCAACAGAAACAATAAAAGCAGTAAAAAGATGAAAAACAGCGATATGTTTTTGTGCGTTATCATTTTGACAGCAGCGTAAAACTATGGTTTTTTCCGTTTAATTGATTGTATAATAAAATCGTTTTGTAGTCTGATTTTTCCACAGCATTTACTTTTACGATTTCTGGAGTTTCCTGTGTTTTCAAAATTTTAGCAGCCATCCAAAAAGCAAAAGCCGAGGCTGTATCATATTCGCCGCTCAAGTGTTTGTAATACAAAATAGGAGTTTGAACAAACAAATTTTCGGCAAGATTTCTATAATAATTCTCAAAATCAGCATTTCCGTCAAAACCTAAAACTAGAGCGTCAATAGCTGAAATGTCTAAATTATTTGATTTTAAAAATGATTTAATTGCGGCTTCAACTTCATTTTCTTCCAAAGTGTTTACAATAGAAACATCTACAAGTTCGGCATAAGTGTTTTCTTTTCTTTCATTTTCTAAAACAAAAAAACTCGCGCCTTCACCATAAACAGCACCGCTCGTTGTAGAATTCAAAACATCATACGGAGCATTATTATCTGCTTTAATGCGACCGTTCAATTTAAAAAGCGAAGTGGTATAATCTCCATTTTCGTCGACACCGCCTACTAAAATTGAATTGGCTTCGTCTTCTTCAATCTGCATTTTCGCATCAATCAATGCCGACTCAAAAGAAACAGCTCCATTTACATACGTAAAATTATAGCCTTTGCATTGCTGCAAAAGTGCAATTTGCGCGCCAACGGTATTGTGCGTAGATTGAATAAAAGAAGTTGGTGTCAAAAACTCTTCGTTATTGTCTAAAATGCTTTTCAGGAATTTTTCAGAATCTTCAATGCAGCCTAAACCTGTTCCTGTGATAATCGCATCGACATTTTCAACATTGGCATCTTTCATTGCCAGAGCCGAAGCAACGATTCCGTTTTTTACACCTTTTGCCATACGTCGGCTGGCAGCAGGCGAAATGTATTCTTTGTAAGCTGGCGGAATAATTGCCAGTACATTTTCGTTATGATTTACAACAGCTTCTTCCAAAAAAACAGTATCAAATGTTTTTTGAGTCGAAATACAGCCTACTCCATTTATATATGTTTTTTTTGTCATTAGCTTTTTGAAAATATAAGGGTTGAACAGTTTCCGCCAAAACCAAAAGAGTTAGATAAAACGTGTTCGATATTTTTGTTCTTTAAAGTTGTTTGCGGTTTCAAATCAAATTCTTCCATCGGAATGTTAAAATTCAAGTTTGGGTAAACCACATTATTTTGAATGGCCAAAACGCTGTAAACGGCTTCAATTGCCGCGGCAGCCGCTAAAGTATGACCCGTAAAAGGTTTTGTAGAGCTGAAATCTGGAACTTTTTCATCTTTGTAAATTCGAAGCAAAGCTCTTCCTTCAGATAAATCGTTGTTTGGCGTTGCGGTTCCGTGAACGTTAATGTAATCAATTTCAGAAGGTTTTAAACCCGAAATATCAAACGCTTTTTTCATGGCCAAATAAGCGCCGTCTCCATTTTCTGAAGAAGCGGTTTGGTGAAAAGCATCGTTTGCATTTCCATAACCCGAAACTCTTGCCAGAACTTTTTTGTTTTGTTTGGACACAATTTCATCCGATTCTAAAACTAAAAATGCCGCAGCTTCACCAAGATTTAACCCTTTTCTAGTGTTGTCAAAAGGTTTGTTGTAATCGTCAGATAAAATCATCAGAGTTTTAAATCCGTTGATGGTAAATTTGGCCAAAGCATCAGCTCCGCCCACAATTACGCGATCCAGTTTTCCAGTTTTGATCAATCTTGCACCCAGCATAATCGAATTGGCTGCAGACGAACAAGCAGTACTTATCGTTGTCACCATTCCTTTTAAGCCTAATTCATCAGCAATTTTTTCGGCAACATCTCCACCGTCATGGCAAGTGATGTATTTGGTCAATTCTGGTTTTTCGAAATAATCGTAATAATGTTTCTCCGTCATATCCATTCCGCCCACGCTTGTAGCCGAAATAAGTCCCGTTCTAAATTCATTTATATCGGTGATGTTAGCATTTTCAACAGCTTGTTTTGCTGCTAAAGTGCCAATCATAGCCGTTCTGGAGAAATTATTATCCTCATTTAATTTCAGTTCACCGATAAGATCTTCGTTGGTTTTTTTGATTTCGCCAACTTTGATAACATCTGCATGAACAGTCGAAATATTTTGAATACGAGAAATGCCGATTTTGTTTTCGGTTAGTGAAATGTAATTTTCCTCAACCGAATTGCCAATCGCAGATATAATTCCCATTCCCGTTATTGCAACACCTTTCATTTTTAGACTTCTTAGATTGTTAGAATTTTAGACCTCTTAGATTTTCTTTAAGACTGGCTTAGAATTTTAGATATTAGACTTCTTAGATTTTGGAAAGCATCGTCTAAGAAGTCTAAAAATCTAAGCCAGTCTAAGAAGTCTTACTTCGTTCTGTTAGCGCTAATATACGCCGCCATCGTTTCGATAGATTGGAAAATAGATTTTCCTTCTTTAGGGTCAACCAATTTAATTCCGTAATCCTTATCTAAAATCACGATCAATTCAAGCGCATCAATCGAGTCTAAACCTAAACCGTCTCCAAACAAAGGATCGTTATCAGCAATATCTTCTACTGCGATATCTTCAAGGTTTAAAGTTGTTATGATTTTATTTTTTAATTCTTCTTTTAATGCTTCCATGATTATTTATTGTATAATGTATTGATTGTTTCGTTTGTATAATTTGTGTTTTCGTCTGCACTTATGATGCAAAGAAACGCTTTATAACTTTCATTAAAAAATTCTACCCAGCCACATAAAACAGAATCTGCTTTATTTGTGTTTAACAAAATCTCCGAATAGTTCGACAAAAATTCGGTATTGAAAGCATCAAATATAAAAAAAGAATTTTCACTTTTCAGCTGATGGCGGATACTTATTTCGCCCAAGCAAATATTTGGCAGCGTATAAACAAAGACCGCCGGACTCGGATAATAGTTTTCTTTGTCTGAAATCGATTCCTGATATTTTACATCGGTATCTAAACTTGACGATTTATTGGCCAAAACCAAAGCAATATTATTTTCTTGCTCCGTTGAGGTTATCGGACTCAAAAGCAGTTCTGAACCTAAAAAAGCCAGTTTGCTCAAAGCATCCATTTTAAAAAACTTTGGATATTGCATTTCAAAATTGCGATACGCTTGTTTCGAGAAATCAGCAAAATCGGTTGGTTCAATTTTGAATACAGAAGTTCCGTTCAAAACAATTTCGTTGTTTTGGATGGTGATGTAGGATTGTATGTAGGTTTTGTTTTGAGTCATTTTATTTTATGTAATCTTCTGCTTGATAAGCATCAATAGGAAAATTTTCTTCTGTTACCGATTTATAAAAGAAAGTTCCAATACTCATTTTTAGATCAATGTAAACTTTGTTTAAATCTTCAATATTTTCTTCTTCCCAAAGAATGTCATGAAAAATATATCCAACATTCAGTGTTTTAGTATTTACAACAATTGGATCGCCATTTGCACCTGAACCAATTATAAGTAAATCTTTTTTATAGATTTCCTTGTTCTCCTCTTCAAGATTTTCTATTCTAATTCTATTTACGCAATTAAAATATATGCTTCTAAAATGGATATCTTCTCTAAAGGAAAATGCTTTAAAAAAAGTTATTAAATCTTTAGATAGATTTAAGCTTTCAAGAAATTCAATAATTTTATCTGTTACTTTTACTACATCATTTTTGAAATCAAAACCTTGAATTTTTAAAGCTTGTTTAAAAAGTGATTGATCTAAATTCATGATATTTAAATTTTGAGCTTGTAAGGAAAATTTACAAGTTGGATTTCACTTTCTCAAAAACCACAGCCGTATTACAACCTCCAAATCCAGAAGCCGTTTTCAAAAAATATTTAATAGTTGCGTCTCCGTTTTTCTCAATCACATTGATAGCTTCACTAATTCCAATTTCATCAAAACCTTTCGATTCAAAAAGTTTATTTTGATTGGTAGATTCAATCGCAATTACGGTTTCCAATAATCCAGAAGCGCCTAACGTATGACCGTAAAATCCTTTTAAACTATTCACGGGAACATTTTGCAAATCTAAACGAGTTAATGCAATTGCCTCCATTTCGTCATTGTAAGGCGTTGCGGTTCCGTGTGCTGAAATATAATCTAATTTGTTGGCTTCAATTTGTGCTTCTTTTAAAGCATTCTGTATGCTTCTGAACAAACCTTCACCTGTTCTTGAAGGCCCAGAAATATGATTGGCATCGTTGATCGAACTGTCGCCAAGTACTTTTATTTTAGCGTTTTTGGCTTCCGCCGAAACTAAAACAGCTGCTGTTGCTTCGCCTAAACTTACGCCTGTTCTATTTTTAGAATACGGTTTGCAAGGCAGTTCGCTCATGGCTTGAAAAGCATTAAAACCAGACAATACAAATTCTGAAACTTCGTCGCCTGCCACCACAAAAATATTGTCGTATAGTTCAGACTGAATCATTCTCTTGGCAATAGAAACAGCCAGAATTCCAGAAACGCAGGCATTTGAAACTACAATTGGCTGGGTTTGGAAGCCGAAGAAATCACCAACTTTTTTTGATAAAACATCTAAATGTGCGTTGTTGAAACTTTCTTCAGAATCATTTGCCAAAGCGGTTACATTTCCTTTTGTAGTAGAAAGTATAAAAGCGGTTTTTGAGTTTAGTTCGGCTTTTGAATTTTTGATAATCGGCTCCAAAGCCAAAATCATCATTTTCTCTAAACGGGAATATTTTGTCTCAGTGCTGATTTTTGCAAAAGCACCGTTTATTTTTTTATCAGAAATAATCGAAGCATAAAAGGGATTCGGCATCAAAGTAACATCACTATGAAGCTGAATTCCCGAATCACCACGCAAAATCGCTTCGATGTTTGTTTCAACATCAAAACCTAAAGGCGTGATACAATTCATTTGTGTGATGTATATTTCTTTTGTCATTTATCAAGTTTAAAATAAAATTCACCATATTTCTCCTCGCTTTCGTTTATATCACTGAGGTCTTTAGTGAGCATATCTTTGTCTTTAATTTCGTAAAAAATTTCTTTTGATTTTGTCTCTGGTTTATCTATTCCGTGCCAGATCAAATATACCTTTTCAAAAGAATTATTTGTCTTTGAAAGACTATCTGTTTTTATAATCTTATTTTCAAGGAATGAAGTTAGGAAGTAATTGTTGTTGTCTTTTGAAATAATATATAGATTATCCGAATAATGTATGTTTGTACAACTTCCAAGATTAAGATAATAGCCATATATAGTATGATTATTTAAAGGTGTTGTTTTTTTTATAGCTTTAAAATCACTAATCTGTTTATCAAATTCTTTTTTTACTTGGCCAAAAGGAAAAATTTTGATTTCAATATTTTCACTATAAAGTTCTTTCTCCGAATATACGAGGCAGTAAGGCTGGCTTTTGAACTTTAATATCGTTTTTGCTTTTCCTTGTATCTCTTTATGTTTTGAATAAAAGTTTTTTATCAAGACTTCTATTGCTTTGTTATCCAGTGTTTTATTAGTTTCGATTATCAAAGCCGGAATATAAT
This genomic interval carries:
- a CDS encoding porin family protein, with the translated sequence MNKQNLAIIALTFFAFLTAQAQVTFKPGIHAGINISKLTNTDLGNKTDFYIGAFGALKLGRVYTLQPELTYSRQGGKGSADMGTTSIYNQQTNTYATTSVSGTVDASLQYLSAITINKFNFTENIYALAGPFTDILIADNIKAEPKDKEYNFNKGEDIDFGIIAGLGYSLKNGIAFEARVKKGFTNAFTNYYDESSDSNNLVFQFGAAYTFGK
- a CDS encoding beta-ketoacyl synthase N-terminal-like domain-containing protein → MTKKTYINGVGCISTQKTFDTVFLEEAVVNHNENVLAIIPPAYKEYISPAASRRMAKGVKNGIVASALAMKDANVENVDAIITGTGLGCIEDSEKFLKSILDNNEEFLTPTSFIQSTHNTVGAQIALLQQCKGYNFTYVNGAVSFESALIDAKMQIEEDEANSILVGGVDENGDYTTSLFKLNGRIKADNNAPYDVLNSTTSGAVYGEGASFFVLENERKENTYAELVDVSIVNTLEENEVEAAIKSFLKSNNLDISAIDALVLGFDGNADFENYYRNLAENLFVQTPILYYKHLSGEYDTASAFAFWMAAKILKTQETPEIVKVNAVEKSDYKTILLYNQLNGKNHSFTLLSK
- a CDS encoding beta-ketoacyl-[acyl-carrier-protein] synthase family protein — protein: MKGVAITGMGIISAIGNSVEENYISLTENKIGISRIQNISTVHADVIKVGEIKKTNEDLIGELKLNEDNNFSRTAMIGTLAAKQAVENANITDINEFRTGLISATSVGGMDMTEKHYYDYFEKPELTKYITCHDGGDVAEKIADELGLKGMVTTISTACSSAANSIMLGARLIKTGKLDRVIVGGADALAKFTINGFKTLMILSDDYNKPFDNTRKGLNLGEAAAFLVLESDEIVSKQNKKVLARVSGYGNANDAFHQTASSENGDGAYLAMKKAFDISGLKPSEIDYINVHGTATPNNDLSEGRALLRIYKDEKVPDFSSTKPFTGHTLAAAAAIEAVYSVLAIQNNVVYPNLNFNIPMEEFDLKPQTTLKNKNIEHVLSNSFGFGGNCSTLIFSKS
- a CDS encoding beta-ketoacyl synthase N-terminal-like domain-containing protein, giving the protein MTKEIYITQMNCITPLGFDVETNIEAILRGDSGIQLHSDVTLMPNPFYASIISDKKINGAFAKISTETKYSRLEKMMILALEPIIKNSKAELNSKTAFILSTTKGNVTALANDSEESFNNAHLDVLSKKVGDFFGFQTQPIVVSNACVSGILAVSIAKRMIQSELYDNIFVVAGDEVSEFVLSGFNAFQAMSELPCKPYSKNRTGVSLGEATAAVLVSAEAKNAKIKVLGDSSINDANHISGPSRTGEGLFRSIQNALKEAQIEANKLDYISAHGTATPYNDEMEAIALTRLDLQNVPVNSLKGFYGHTLGASGLLETVIAIESTNQNKLFESKGFDEIGISEAINVIEKNGDATIKYFLKTASGFGGCNTAVVFEKVKSNL
- a CDS encoding outer membrane lipoprotein carrier protein LolA; translated protein: MKTKIAILILFISGSLFAQEQKMTASEISQFKEDVNVVAKKIKTLTTDFVQYKHLDFLSKDIETSGKMVFKEPALLQWQYKKPYNYSITFKNGKILINDEGKKSAVDIGNSKIFARINKLIVGSVSGNMFDDKEFTISYFKLKGQNLAKFIPKDATLKKYIKQIELTFDKEEATVVQVKLLESSEDYTRIVLKNKVINAKIDDSVFTN
- a CDS encoding phosphopantetheine-binding protein, coding for MEALKEELKNKIITTLNLEDIAVEDIADNDPLFGDGLGLDSIDALELIVILDKDYGIKLVDPKEGKSIFQSIETMAAYISANRTK
- a CDS encoding 3-oxoacyl-ACP synthase, which gives rise to MTQNKTYIQSYITIQNNEIVLNGTSVFKIEPTDFADFSKQAYRNFEMQYPKFFKMDALSKLAFLGSELLLSPITSTEQENNIALVLANKSSSLDTDVKYQESISDKENYYPSPAVFVYTLPNICLGEISIRHQLKSENSFFIFDAFNTEFLSNYSEILLNTNKADSVLCGWVEFFNESYKAFLCIISADENTNYTNETINTLYNK
- a CDS encoding polysaccharide deacetylase family protein, yielding MITHKNISLFFIFLLLLLFLLNLYNAIHFVWFIGITLVWIGINAFGSSRISSNYHVKAFCSNPVETEKKIALTFDDGPSIYTLEVLELLKKYNAKATFFCIGKNIEAHPEILQKVIDEGHLVGNHSYSHSKFFDFYNARKITEELQKTDKLLEKFTAKKINFFRPPYGVTTPSIRRALKVTGHKTIGWNIRSLDGGTQNQELIFNRLIKHISPGGIVLLHDTGKHSVLVLEQFLQFLQQNNYQVISIEELLSLKAYEN
- a CDS encoding porin family protein, which gives rise to MRNFVVLAFVLLIGIRAEAQVKVSPGLRGGLNVSTLTNIDDNSSKTDFYVGGLVNIRFNKFFSLQPEINYSRQGDEGRYFENGRYYTEKYELNYVTLGAVAKFNFGGGGFHLLAGPSLDLKVSDNYINSDPEDFDLAFVGGLGYTLPNGLTFEARIKQGLVDIYGYNGYHNDNDYYYNDVILNQVFQIGISYTFKTK